The segment GCGCTGAATCCCTCCCAACTCCCTCCCCTTTCCAGGCCCCGTTTGATGGATTGGTTGATTTTAAAATCATGCTTGCTTCTTCTGTTTGTGTATTGGATGAGATCAGTGGATTCCAAATGGGTACCTGGATGCTTTGTAGGATTTTCATACGAActagttcagaaaaaaaaaaattctagacgGGAGGTCCAAATTATGCAGGGTTTGGTAAAATTCTCCACCTTATAGAGGAGGCATGTACTTGATTACATGGGATTAGGCATGGTAGATTAACGTATGCTGTTGGGAGTAATCCAGTGCGTTAATGTAGATTTGTTGTAGTGTTAATTGCTGTTGATTAACTATAAGATACTTGTGCATTGCTGCGATAAGTCTTCGTATTACACACGTACGGACACACCGATTTAAGATAATGGGGGCATAGAGCACTGGAATGAGAGAGGACAGGGGGTATGAACGATATCAAGTTGTAGACTTCATCCAGCGTTGAGAATTTGATCGGTTTGGACTGGAATATTCATTTGGTATTTGGTAAGATGGAAGCAGCATCCAAAGGTCTGGAATATTGAGGTGATGTGGCTTCACCGGCTGGAGTGCTTCATTTTAGCAATAGTTGTGGTTAGTGCAACACAACTATGTAGGATTGTGTTTATACTTTATACTAAAGTTCGCTACTATAGGTAATGTGGGTTTTGCActctagtagtagtatataatgTGCGTTATTTGTGTAAATGATGGTTTCTTGAGTGTTGTGTTAATTTTCTGGGAAGATCCAGCAATAATCCTTTCAGATAATTCCTTCTCGTCTTTTGATTTGGTTTAATTCCTTGTTCAAGTATAGGCACCATTTAAAGCCTGGTCCATGGTATATTCAGCATGAATGATGTTGTGCACAAAGTGCATATAGCTGCTTCATAATGGATGGTTGAATTTAATGAGTTAAAATCTTCTGCCTGTGCTGTCTTTTGTATGATGCATATAATCTTGGTCATATTTAGCTtgaaatcatgcatatgcttgcACAGTTGCCACTTTCTGATTAACTGCACAACTCATTGCTTAGTAAGCAGCACATGACACCAAAACCTGTCGTCTCACAAATCTGAAGATCAATGTTCAGTTTTTGCTTCTAGTGAGAGATTACATGGTCTGTGACCTTCTGTTAATGGCTAGTTCATATATGTAAACAATACTCCTAGTAAGTAAAAAATAGTAAGGACATGTTTGTTATGGTGGGTGGGTGAGGTGATGGCAAGGGGTGCATGTACGCTCTGGATGTGAGTATGCTAGCTCTTGTATACTCACAATGAACTCCTACGGTAAGGCAAATGGAAGCTGATCGATCCCAATGGAggttgtggacttgtggtaGGCCAGATCACAAGGAAGGTTGATTCCGGTTGCGGGCCTCTCTTACGCCTGGCTCTGCCCTATGGGTAGCAGAGGAGGTGTATGTATACTAAGCTCTTGTAGAGGTTAGAGGCTGAGGAAGAGGAATCGTGGGAGGCCTGTTGGGTCCCCAACAAATCAGATATGTAGAGACTTCACCCATCATTGAAAATGATTGGTTTGGGCTGTAATATTCAGTTGGTAATCTGAGGCGTGGAAGCAGCGCCCAAAGGTCTAGAACATTGCGGTGATGTGGCCTCACTTAGGGGCTCCATTATAGCAATAACTGTGGTTAGTGCAACACAGCTCTATAGTACTGTGTATAGATAATAATGTGGGTTTTCATGTTTTGCGCTCTGGTAGTAGTATATAATGTGAGCTTGTTTGTGTAAATGTTGGAGTATAGATAATGTGGGTTTCATGTTTTGCGCTCTGGTAGTAGTATATAAAGTGAGCTTGTTTGTGTAAATGTTGGAGTATAGGCACTGAAATCTAGCCTGTTCCTTAGAAAGGTATAAATGATGTTGTGTGCAAAGTGCATATATATACCAGCTTCATAATGGATGGTTCAATTTAATGTGTTAAAATCTTCTGCATCTTCTGTTCTTGGATGTTGCATATAATCTTGGTCATGATTGATGTCCCAACAGAATACTGTCTAGCTTGGAATCATGCATGCTTTCGCAGTTGCACAAACCCATTGTTTTGTAATCAGCACATGACATTAGAACCTGTCATCTCACGATTCTGAGGATCAATGTTCAGTTTTTGCTTCTAGCAAGAGATTTCATGATCTGTGTGGCCTACTGTTAAGTGAAGTGCCTGGTGCATATGTGCATAGTGAGCTGACTGATTGACTAATACATCTGTGTACATGTTGATGATGGATGCAGGGCGCGACGGCGCTGGGAATCGACGGGCTGAGCGACCTGTGTGCACAGATGACCGCGGACGCGGTGAAGGGGCGTCCCGTGGGGGAGGTCAAGGCGCTGCTCGGCATCACCGACGTCGGCAtgacgccggaggaggagctcaAGCTCCAGCAAGACAACGATGCCATCCTCTACCTCCGTTAACTACCTGATCATCATCAACAACGCTTCTTTTGTCGCTGAAGCATTTTGATTCCATCTCGCCTACTGTGGTGTACTTTGAGGTGGTATTGGCTTCTCTACGTCTAGATAGACAGCTTAACTAGATAGATGCACACTTCATCAACCTGGCTTCCTGGTATGCTGCTGAACTTGTAGTAGTAATTCTGAGAGAAGTTTGGAGGAATTCTGAGAGAAGTTTTGTCTGGTGCGGTGGTGCCTGGGCCTTGCACCTTACTAGTAGCTATTACTCGCTGCTTAATTCAGTCATATTTGGTACTCCTGTGTACGGTACTAATTGAGAAAAACTGGTTATATTATCAATATATCATACTACCATCGAAGAACACGAGTTTGTTGGTCATAAATTTGTGCTGCACTTCGAATAGTAGCAGGTTATTTGTCTTGTATCCGTCAGTGGAAGTCGAAAGTAGTCATCCAAGTTGATAATAATGACTATAGTAATTCTTGTCAAGAGTAGGATCTTAGAAACATATTAGTCATGCTAATTTTCTGATTTGTCCAAAACCTAAAGAAGTTTCAAACGGCATATTCTATAAACTTTTATGTCAATTCCAACGACAAAGTGCGGAGAGGGCTAATCCTAGTCGTCCGATCAACATTGTGCGGCGTGGATTTGTTACTAACGGTGATGAGTTATTCTGAATTCCCATTCCAGAAGCAGTCGCCGATTTGCTCCGGAATTGGACCCTGGCCGTCCGATCGGTAACGTGCGCACCAGATTGACCAGAAAACCAGAGAAAAACTTTCCCTATAataagggcctgtttactttgacgccaaaaaaaaccttaccaaaatttggtattgctaaaattttggcaatggtaggatttcttatatagttaccaaaatttggcagcaaactaaatgtagccacttttttagcaactttaccaaaatttggtaaggttgaaaatggcatcaaagtgaatagtctCTGAATATCCAACCCCCGctatatcaaaatttgaaaccgtggagagagagagagagaggcggcagCTTGCTCCATACGCCTCCGCCGTGTCGAGATTTCCGACTCGCCGGAGAGGAATGGAAGAGGCCCGCGCGAGAATCGTCGCCTCCGCCGTGGCCAGATTGAACCTAGTACCGTGGGCGACGAGGACGCATGCCACTCCGGCCGCTGCCCTCGCGCCGCCCGTCGGCGACATCCCGCACGCCCAGTGGCGGGGGCTAcccgacgacgtcgtcgccaGGGTGCTCGTCCGCCTCCCCGTCCTCGACCTGTTCCGCCTCGGTTACCTCTTCTCCCCACGCTGGCTCGACATCTGGCGAGCCAACCCGCTGCATCTCCACGACCGCCAGTTCGCCTCTCCCCggatcgccgccgacgacgtcgccgacgccatcgccaACGTTCTCGAGCTCCACGTCGGGGACGGCGTCCAGTTCGTAGGCGTACAAGGAGGCGTTgggagcgacgacgacgacgatggagatggaggtggaggcgacgaGGTAGTTGGTGCGGATGGCGACGACCTGGGCGTCATCGTCAACCCTGGCCTAgtggatgacgacgacgatggtggcgaTGATCATGACGGGGGCCTCGACGTCGCCGAAGACGAGGCAGCAGTTCAAAACGCCGGAGTCGTCGACGATTCTGGACCGGGGGTCGCCGTCGAACTCGAAGAGGGGCCAGAAGATGAAGCCAGTGGAGTCGAAGACGAATCAGCAGATCaagccggccgccaccgccccccaTCCCCTGGAGGCAtaggcgccgacgacggcgtcaTCAGCGATGACGACCTCTACGGCCACGACGACATCCCAGCTGGTGGTTACGAGATCGGCCGCGTCTACAGCTTCCGAGTGGAGACCACGCGGTGGCGCCTCGACCGCTGGTGCACCGCGCTCCAGCGCGGCCGTGTTCGTGAGGTCATCCTCGCCAACCTCGCCATAGAAGGGCACCCCGACCTCTCCCAGGGCATCCGCGACTACGGCACAAGCCTCAAGGGACTCCACGTCTCCTTCTTCACCGTGAAAGCGGACCACATCGACCCCCTCGTCAATCTCCGCGGCCTCGGGTTGTGCGGCTGCGCCATCAACCACGGCGTAATCTCGCGAGCACTCCGGCCCGAATCGGAAATCCGGGGGCTGACGGTCGATTTCAACAGGCAGCTGGGAGACGTCTCCGTCCAGAACACGCGCCTCCGGTCTCTGGAGATGTTCGACAACCTGATGGAGGGCAGCACGATCACCGTGGACGACACCATCCAATTCCGGAACCTTGACCTGTACCCGACGAGGCCATCCAGGATCTGCATCGTTGACGCGCCCAGCCTGCGAAGAATCGGCTCTCTCGATCTCTTCAACACCGTCTTGGAGATCAAAGGCGTTGTGATTCAGGTATGATCAAATTCAaacctgcatgcatgcaatgcagcTCATCCGATTAATtcaaatccaaattcaaattggCTAATTAACAACTCTACACTCTGATCATGCGCAGGCTGGGATGGTGCAGCGTCCTCCAAAGAAGTGTTCTGTCAGGATTCTCGGCTTACGGGTGAACTACACAGAGATGGGTCACAGGGTGCCCCGTGAGATAGAGCAGATTCTGAAGTGTTTCCCATGCTTAGAGCAACTGGAGATCATGGTAATAAACGGCCAATCCAATCACTCAATCGTTTCATTGTCCTGAAATTTGCTGTTAATTGCTCTGCATCAGTATTAGGCTATGTCTGAATTCTGATTTCTGATTTGGGTTGTGCGTGCGTGCCTTTGCTGCAGAATTACTATCGACTGTCTCTGTAGTACGATGGTATTGATATGTCTGAATTCTGTTCGAATAGTGCGTGAGTTGCAGAATTATCATGTGTTAATTCTGATTTCTGATTTGAGTTGTGCTTGTGTGCCTTTGCTGCAGAGAGACGATGAGGTTACACAAGAAGAAAGGCTCCTCGAAGCGGATGATGAACACATCTATCAAGGGAACAATTTCTTCCGTGACCTTGGTTGTTTCAAGCATCACCTGAGGCGGATATATCTTACAGGTTTCAGAGGGGGCAAGTATGAACTTGCTCTGGGCAAAGCCATCCTCGACGAAGCTCGAGCTGGGACACAGTTCAAAATGTTACTCCCACTAGGCAGCAATACCGACAACATCTCGAACCAGCAAAGATGGCTTATCGAACATTTCAGAATGAACACTCCAAATGATGCTGTTAGAGACGGGCATGTGTCCATTATTCTAAGTTTGGATGATTGGACTTGGACTTGAAGAAGGTGCGTGCATAAGGCTAGGTTGTTGTTCTGTGCTGCTGTACTGTCATAGAGATTTTAGGCTGGCTCTATTCTTTAGTTTGTCTAAGCTTGTCAAATGATGTATGCTAAGTGAGCGAATCGTGAATGATGCTCTTGATAGCAGTAAAAGAAGATAATGAGATGAGCATGCTGTTTGTGCTTTGCTTTTACCGGAAAATTTGATCAACATAAAAGTGAATGTTTTTTTCTTAGATGCTAAACAACTGTAGTGTacatgtatatttatttgttgatCATGATGCTAGACAAATCAGGAAAATTATTTGACTGCAGCTAGATTTTTATACAACTATTTAAGTCACATGCATATACTTGAGTGCAATTGTACCTGGTGTAAAAGCAACATTCTGGTTCTCCACTGACCTGCCAAGCTCCTACCTGTGTATGGATTGGGTCTGAAGTTTAGACTCTAAACTGTACATGTATATTTGTTGATCATGGTGTGTATTAATCCGTTATGAATGTGTCAATGTATGTCTATGCTCAGTTCATTTTTCCCTTCTGATGTGTTGTGAGCTTCTGAAATGAAATTACATGTATCTATCGGAACAAAATTGTACTGTGGGCTCTTACAATTTTTGTGTAGGCTGTGATGGCCTACCAGACCACCATTGAAGATTGGCCTGGCATTTGTaattatactacctctgtttttttaaaatgatagctgtcgttgactttttgtcacatgtttaatcattcgtcttatctaaaaaatttacataattataatttatttttctataagttgttttatcactcaaagtattttaagcgtGATTTATATCTACTCTAGTATTTTGCTGTGAGTAATACATttgcttaaaatttttgaataagaaaaatggtcaaatatgtgttcAAAAATCAACAgagttatctattaaaaaacgaggGGAGTATAATATATGAACCGTTAGAAACACTGTATTATTTTGGCACGTTTGGAGCCTTGAATTGAGGAGAAGGAATAGATGAATATTTACAGTCCTTGTGAATATATGTCGAACAGAACCACTGAGTTGTCTACTGTCTTTGTGATGCGGAAGTCTTGTGGAAAATATGTCTTGTGTTATTGCCAGTATGAGGGTGTTTCtcgttcacgttaaaattgaaagtttgattgaaattggaacgatgcgacggaaaagttagaagtttgtgtctagaaaagttttgatgtgataaaaaagtttaaagtttgaaaaaaaagtttcgaACTAAACTCGGACTGAGTTGCAGAAATCTCATCTCCTGATCATTAGATGCTCGTGTTGAGAAACTCTCTATAAATATCCAACCCCCCGCTACATTCGTAAGCGAGATCAAAATTTGAAACCGCAGAGAGAGAGGCGGCAGCTTGCTCCACACGCCTCCGCCCTGTCGAGATTTCCGACTCGCCGGAGAGAGGAATGGACAACGTTCGCCGGAGCAGCGTCACCTCCGTCATGTCCGGCATCgggtcctcgccggcggcgctcaCCGAGTCCACTCCGCGCGCCACGCTCGCGCCTCCCTCCAACCGGCACGCCGACTGGCGGGGGCTcccggacgccgccgtcgcccgcgtccTCGACCGCCTCCCCGTCCTCGACCTCTTCCGCCTCGGCTACCTCTTCTCCCCGCGCTGGCTCGACATCTGGCGCCGCCTACCGCTGTATCTCCACGACCACCAGTTCGCCGCTCCCCcgatcgccgccgacgacgtcgcccAAGCAATCACCAACGTCCTCGAGCTCCACGTTCGCAACGGCGTCCAATTCGTACCCgtacaaggcggcggcggcggtggcggtggcggtggacaTGGAGGCAACGAGGTAGCTGCCCgggatggcggaggcggcgacgtcagcagcgacgacgaggagtaCGGCATCTACGACGACGTCACCGCCAACGACGACGGTGGCTACGAGATCGGCCGCGTCTGGTGCTTCCGAGTAGAGACCACGCCATGGCGCAAGGGCCACCTCCACCGCTGGTGCGCCGCGCTCCGGCGAGGCCGtgctcgcgtcgtcgtcctcgccaacCTCTACCTACTAGAGCACACCCGCCTTCCTCGAGCCCTCCTCGACGGCACCAGCCTCGTGGCGCTCCACCTCTTCTACTTCACCGTGGAAGCCTACCACATCGACAGGCTCCGCGGCCTCGGGCTGTACGGCTGCGTCCTGGAACCCGGCATGATCGAGCGAGTCCTCCACCCCGAATCAGAGATCCGGGAGCTCGCAATCCACAGCGCCATGGGGGGAACcatcgccgtcatcgccgccgccgccacgcgcctcCGGTCTCTGCGCATGTTCAACATCCAGGTGGGCACGGTCGCCGTGGACGACGCCGTCGAGCTGCGGAATCTTCACATGCGCGACACGAGGCCATCCAGGATCGCCATCAATGGCGCGCCCAGGTTGCGAAGAATCATCTCTCTTGACATCTTCCACACCGTCTTGGAGATCCAAGGCATAGTGATTCAggtatgcaaatgaaacccgattgatcgatcgatcaacctgCCCGCTTGCTCAACCGATTTGGTTAGCACCAATTCTGAATCTCTGATCATGCATGCGCAGGCTGGGATGGTGGAGCAGCCTCCAGAGATCCGTTCTGTCAGGCATCTCGGCTTACGGGTGAACTACACAGCGATGGTCGACATGTTGCCCCGCCAGATAGAGCAGATCCTGAGGAGTTTCCCACGCGTAAAATCACTGGATATCTGGGTAATGCCAATGAACAGACAATCCTATCCAATCAATTGTTTGCATAATCCTGAATTTTCTGTTAAGTAATTGCTCTCCAGTAGTGATATGTCTGAATTCTGGTTTTCTGATTGAGTAATgagttgtggacttgtggtcTGAATTCTGAATCTGCTGCTAATCAATTGCTCTGCAGTGATATACGTCTGAATTCTGGTTATTCTGATTGAGTTGTGATCTGAATTTTTTAGTGTGTGCGCATTTTGATTTTCTGATTGAGTTGTGTTGTGCTTCCTATTGCAGAGATGCGATGACGTTACACAAGCAGAAGGGCTCCTCCAATGGGACGATGTACACTATGATGGGAGCAATTTCTTCGATGGCCTTGAGAGCTTCAACCATCACCTGAGGTGGATATATCTTAGAGGTTTCAGAGGGGGAAAGTGTGAAGTTGCTCTGATGAAAATCATGCTGGACAAAGCTAGAGTCCTGACACTGTTAAGGATGGAGTACTCGCCATTGCCAAGCAGCCTCATCGAGCACACCCTGAATCAGCTCGACTTGTCTCTCCGGAATTTCAAGCTGCACACTCCAAATGGTGCCGTCAGAGGCGATCTTGTGTCCTTTGTTGCAGCTGATGCTTCCGGAAGTTGCGTACGACTAGCAGCGCAAGGCTAGGTCAGGTGTTGTTCTGTCTGTGCTCTGctttgtcgagagagagagagaattttaGATTGGCTCTTCAATTTCTTCAGTCTGTCTAGCTAGTCAAATGATGCTAACTGATATTCTGCTAAGTGAGTGAATGATGCTCTGAGCATCAATGATGCATTGATGCTAAGTGAATGATGATGCTGctgtctactccctccgtcatatAAAAAAGAATCTAAAACCAGATATGACATATCCTACTACtatataaatctgaacatatgtatGTTACGATGTGTTACGATGTGTTACATCCGGtactatgttggttttttatagaACGGAGAAAGTAAGTCTGAACAATATACTAGCATTGGACAAGTCAAATCTTCATGGCAGTAAAGATGTAGTGTCTCTTCTTTCCGATCTTGTCCGGGTGGGGCAGTGACGCGGGGGCTAGTAGTCGTCTTCGTCGGGAAAGGCAGCCTTGGCACCCTTCTTGCCGCCGACCTGCTCCGCTGACCGCCCGACCGCCCCACTCCGGCGGCCGGCCACTCCGCCCCGTCCGTCGCTCGCTTCAGTCGCCCGCCGCCTGTCCCGCTTCATCGGCCGGAGAGAGGgcatagagagaagagagggaaagagaggcTAGAGAGAATACTAGAGtagtgagaatgacatgtggggctatATGGGCTCcactatttattattattattttatgtgtGTAGCTGACGtacgatttttatttttttcttggattGAATTACCACGTAAGCgctacgtcaatgccacgtgggacgaataCCTAGTCAAAgaagccacgtaggcgccatgttAGCCAAAAACGTCTTTCAAATTGGACTtatgttgtactccctccataaaaaaaaggcaacctaggaggggatgtgacacctccagattcgttatacgcCTCgtaggttgtcttttttttttgacggagagagtaccgATTTTGATAATTAAGAAACATGTTGTATCTAGTTTTTCTGTTGAAGAATAAAAATCGAATTCGTCGACAAATTTAGgtacctcagatgaacttattccattcaGGTATATGCACATCGTAATATCCATTGTTAAGGAATTTCTTGACACTGGCCGTGGCCCGCAATTAAGCAATTAACCACACTTGCTAGGCAGGTTTTACACTTTTACCGCAAAGCAGATAGCCATTTATCGTTGCTTTATTGCTTTGTCAAAAAAGATGTCCTGAGTCCTTGTCACGTTAAAAAAGACAATTGTATATGTGCCCCCACTTTAAAAGTCAATTGCTATTTTACCCTTATTTTTTAAGGTTTGCAgttttacccccactttttaAATCTGAAGTAGCCGTCTACCTCCACTTGTGACAGCCGtttggtgggtcccacattgtgtgttaaataaatacaaaagaaaataaaaaaaaaaggttttaggAATTACGAAATTACCTTTGTACCCCTAAAGGAATGGATAAGGCTTTGAATCTCCCACCCCATGCGTCTCCCACCACGTGCATCAGTTTGCAGCGGCGGTCGAAACCCTAGCGCGCagggcagcggtggcggtggcgagggcgagcgcgcggcgcggagtcggcggcgaggtcgcgcgcgcggcgcggaggtggcggcgagggcgcgcgcggcgaggagttggcggccgccgcgggcgcgccgtgtgcgaggtggcggcggccgagggcgtgctggcggcgacggctgcCGCGTCGAGGGCCAGCCGACGCCCGCTCCCCGAAGGTGTCGGCGGTCGCAGCTCTTCCACGCGGAGGCGGCTGCTCCCAGCGACGAGTTATCCGGCTGGAGGGCGAGACGAGgtaggcggctggaggcgggcAGAAAAGAGGAATTTGTTGGGAATGGAGGAAATCCTATCAATGTGACTTGTGCTAGTTTCGTCAAAATTCTATCGAAATGCTGTTGAAATGCTGTcgaaattttattcaaaatttggtCAGATTTTGTAAGTGTAtagtatttgtgatttttttggtgaaaataCAAAACATCACAACATATGCTCATATTTGAATTACTTACAAGCTGAATTTACAAAATAAGGGCAAAATCacacaaagttgaaaaaaatggGGGCAAAAATACAATAACCACCTAGGGTGTAAATGTCCTTTTCTCTGCAACTAACACCGTTAAAACCTGCTGTTAGAAGTAGGGCTACACTGCTCATTCAGATTAAAAAGTGGAGGTAAAACTGTAAACCCTAGAAAGTAGGGGTAAAACAGCAATTGGCTTCGAAAGTAGGGACACCGATGCAATTGCCctttaaaaaaatgttgagaACTTGACACGTCATGACATCAATCTGTATTCATATTGCTAAATTTCCTGACAGCACACAGGTTTGTTTAGGCATTCATTTTCTCATAGTTTGTTGATTAATGGTTACAGTATTTGGCCGGTTGGCCCCTCCTGATTAAGCAGCAGCACAGAAATGAGATAACTTCACCGTTGAATGTCCTGTTTTTCTCAGAGATGTTCCTTTCATTTTTGTTCAGAGTAATCCTAAATTGAAGGTAATATGGGCAGTGTgtaaacttccaaaaatttcgTCACAtaaaatgtttagacacatgtatagagtattaaatgtggacgaaaaaaaaccaattacacagtatCAAATGTATCCTTATACgttaaaatttttttactaaaacaactaaacacggtcacagtcggtcggtcggtcggtcaTCAGAGATCACTGCTGTCAGTCAGTATATATACAGATTCATTGGAATCTAATTATCAGTATTTTGAAGGTTTATCCACTGCAGAAGTACAGAGCAGAagagtcaaaactcaaaagaccAGGAGAGGCATTTACCTAGGTAACTCTGCAAACTAATTCTACTACATGTTTGGACGGTGGGTTACTGTAAaggcatcaccaatgtatatggaCCAAGTAGTGGTCCATATAGGTGAAACCCACATAAATGGTCTTTTGATATTTCTAtttccacaatgtatatagatagcaATTGACATTAAGATGGGACCCACactctaaaaaaattacttccaAATGCTATAGTTCTCTCATAAAAGAAGCAAAAGGAGAaatatagtatattttaatcTATATGGGTGGTCTTTATAGCTATCGGTAGTTTATCATATGGCTCTTCCTAATGCCACCTCTCACAATGGTA is part of the Oryza glaberrima chromosome 12, OglaRS2, whole genome shotgun sequence genome and harbors:
- the LOC127756586 gene encoding uncharacterized protein LOC127756586, coding for MEEARARIVASAVARLNLVPWATRTHATPAAALAPPVGDIPHAQWRGLPDDVVARVLVRLPVLDLFRLGYLFSPRWLDIWRANPLHLHDRQFASPRIAADDVADAIANVLELHVGDGVQFVGVQGGVGSDDDDDGDGGGGDEVVGADGDDLGVIVNPGLVDDDDDGGDDHDGGLDVAEDEAAVQNAGVVDDSGPGVAVELEEGPEDEASGVEDESADQAGRHRPPSPGGIGADDGVISDDDLYGHDDIPAGGYEIGRVYSFRVETTRWRLDRWCTALQRGRVREVILANLAIEGHPDLSQGIRDYGTSLKGLHVSFFTVKADHIDPLVNLRGLGLCGCAINHGVISRALRPESEIRGLTVDFNRQLGDVSVQNTRLRSLEMFDNLMEGSTITVDDTIQFRNLDLYPTRPSRICIVDAPSLRRIGSLDLFNTVLEIKGVVIQAGMVQRPPKKCSVRILGLRVNYTEMGHRVPREIEQILKCFPCLEQLEIMRDDEVTQEERLLEADDEHIYQGNNFFRDLGCFKHHLRRIYLTGFRGGKYELALGKAILDEARAGTQFKMLLPLGSNTDNISNQQRWLIEHFRMNTPNDAVRDGHVSIILSLDDWTWT
- the LOC127756583 gene encoding uncharacterized protein LOC127756583, giving the protein MDNVRRSSVTSVMSGIGSSPAALTESTPRATLAPPSNRHADWRGLPDAAVARVLDRLPVLDLFRLGYLFSPRWLDIWRRLPLYLHDHQFAAPPIAADDVAQAITNVLELHVRNGVQFVPVQGGGGGGGGGGHGGNEVAARDGGGGDVSSDDEEYGIYDDVTANDDGGYEIGRVWCFRVETTPWRKGHLHRWCAALRRGRARVVVLANLYLLEHTRLPRALLDGTSLVALHLFYFTVEAYHIDRLRGLGLYGCVLEPGMIERVLHPESEIRELAIHSAMGGTIAVIAAAATRLRSLRMFNIQVGTVAVDDAVELRNLHMRDTRPSRIAINGAPRLRRIISLDIFHTVLEIQGIVIQAGMVEQPPEIRSVRHLGLRVNYTAMVDMLPRQIEQILRSFPRVKSLDIWRCDDVTQAEGLLQWDDVHYDGSNFFDGLESFNHHLRWIYLRGFRGGKCEVALMKIMLDKARVLTLLRMEYSPLPSSLIEHTLNQLDLSLRNFKLHTPNGAVRGDLVSFVAADASGSCVRLAAQG